The DNA sequence AGTCTTCAGCCGGGCCGCCAGCTTGCGACTGGAGGGATACTGCGGATAGAGCCGTTCCAGCAATGCGCGCTCGAAGGCGGCGACCGACTTCTCCCAGTCATCCGACTCATGCGCCTGACCAGCCTCTTCGCCCAGCATGCTGCCCTCGGCCAAATCGAGGTCGGTGGCGTCCAGGATGCGCTTGTCCGTCATCGTCACGGCACGAAATACCACGTTCTGCAGCTGCCGTACATTGCCGGGCCAGCTGTTGGCCACCAGCGCCGCGCATGCATCCCCTCCTAGACGACAAATCGGCTTTTGCGCCTGTGCGCAGGCGCGCTCGATAAAATGGCGCGCCAGTAACAGAATATCGTCAGGACGCTCGCGCAACGAAGGAACTTCCAGGTGCAACACGTTTAGGCGATAGAACAAGTCTTCACGGAACGTTCCTTCGGCCACCATCTTGCGCAAGTTGCGATGGGTCGCGCTAATGATGCGCACATTCACCTTGATTTCGCGGTCGCTTCCGACGCGGCGGAACTTGCCGTCATTCAGAAAGCGCAACAGTTTGGCTTGCAGGTATTGCGACATCTCGCCGATTTCGTCGAGGAACACGGTGCCGCCTTCAGCCATTTCGATCAGGCCTGGCTTGCCACCGCGCTGGGCGCCGGTGAAGGCGCCCGATGCATAGCCGAACAGCTCGCTTTCGGCCAGGCTTTCCGGCAATGCGGCACAATTCAGCGCAAGGAAAGGGGCATCGCTTCGCCCGCTCATCGTATGACATGCCTGAGCTACCAGTTCCTTGCCGGTGCCGGT is a window from the Noviherbaspirillum sp. UKPF54 genome containing:
- a CDS encoding sigma-54-dependent transcriptional regulator, with the translated sequence MRIDVQFADRVGIAHEILAVLARRNINVVAVEVDSSDVFIDSPELDERMLPDLRADFMQVAGVKDAVAVDVLPGARRRLHLDALLAAMADPVMAVDAAGRIVIANAAAASVADMSESELQGKMLQELLGEPGVQAELLQSGFHAPDREVRLHGQPFLMEVAPVSEPLDTRLGQAVGGVITLHTPRRLGGRIHALQHAAGGFDCLIGESEPIRALKARAARVAVVDAPLLIVGETGTGKELVAQACHTMSGRSDAPFLALNCAALPESLAESELFGYASGAFTGAQRGGKPGLIEMAEGGTVFLDEIGEMSQYLQAKLLRFLNDGKFRRVGSDREIKVNVRIISATHRNLRKMVAEGTFREDLFYRLNVLHLEVPSLRERPDDILLLARHFIERACAQAQKPICRLGGDACAALVANSWPGNVRQLQNVVFRAVTMTDKRILDATDLDLAEGSMLGEEAGQAHESDDWEKSVAAFERALLERLYPQYPSSRKLAARLKTSHSMIAAKLRKYGISGGGR